The Thermosynechococcus sp. CL-1 genomic interval GTCCCAACCCCAACTAAGTCTTGCGCAAATGTCGATGTCCCCTATCACTGCTGATGCCTCCCCCAACTTTGGTCTCATCATTGTCGAGGGAGAGGATGTGGTGCGCCTTGGCCTTTGGACAGGAATTCAGCAGCAGTTGGGGATTGAGCCGCTGGTCTTTCACGATGGCCATGGTCTGATCACCTATCTGGAAAACACGCCCCTCGATCAAGAACGCACGCCTTGGATTGTTCTCTGTGATGCCCAACTCACAGTGAATGATGCCACTACCCCTTGGCTGTGGCAGTGGTTGAAGCAGCACTATCCTACCCTGCGGATAATTCTCACTGTCCGACCCGCTGCCCTTGAGTTAGTTTCCCTTGCCCAACAGGCGGGTGTCGAAGGCATTTACCATCGCAATACGGCGCTGAGTGATCTCTTGGCGGGAATTCTGGCCATTGCCCAAGGGGAAATCGTTCACACCGTCACGCCTCCAAAACCCCCCTTGAGTGTGCTCTTTCCCAATCCGTGGGATCGTTGGCGGTATCAGGTTCTGCAGCAGGGATTGGGGGAAATGGATGCGTGGTTACAGGCTTTGGATCAGTACTTGGGGCGATCGCGCCTCTCTGCCCTCGAACGGCTGGTGTGTGAAGGTCGCCATCGGGAAATTCGTGCTGCCCGCTGGTTAGTCTCCCGTTTCTTGCCACACCCGAGTCAAGCCCCTCCTGCGCCAGTGGTGCCCCCCGTGCGTCCGCAGATTGAGATCATTTCCCAATTGGTGGATCGCTGCTTACAACGGATGCAGTCGGATCTCTTGAACCTAACGTCGCGGCCTTTGGAGTTAGAGGTGCTCACCCTACAACAGCGGCGGGAACTGCTCTATACCATCCTGCGGCAGTGGGATCTCCTCGTGCGCACTTTACAAGCAACACCACCCAGTATTGAATTTCTGCACCAGCGGGGTAGCTCCCTACTGCAAGACCTGTGGGAACAGAGCCTGCGGGAGTTTTTTCGTCCCTATCGTTTTGCCCTCGGCAGTGACGCCGATCTGATTGAGCAATTGCTCACAGAAAGAGAAACTGTGGCCAGCGTTTATCTGAAGCCAATCCCCTTTGTGGCGGAGATGCTGGCTCATTTACTGGTGCAACAGCCCCTCGTGATTCATCAGCAGACCTATCGCTACGGCACCGCTGCCGCCTTGGAAATCCTCGATGCCCTCCTTGATCATTGGCTCCTCACTGTCGCCAATGGCATTGTCTATCCGCTGCTGAATCGGTGTTGCTATAGTGCAGTGATTCAACAGACATTTTTTCAGCCGCAATACACCTCAACGCGGGAAATGGAACGCTTTCGCAACGCTCTCTCTTGGCATTACCGCTGGCGGCGCTGGGTCAAGGAACCCCAAGATATCTTTGAAAGTCGTTTGGTCTTACTGCGGCTCACGGAGCGAGGAATTCAGGAACTAGCGCTGACCGTCCCCCGTCAACAGGAACTGATGCAACTCGAGGGGATTCCCTACGCTCTGACCTTGGCGCTGGAGGCGCGTGATGCTTTAGCCCCCCCAGTACGGGCAGTGGTGGCTTGGGTCGGCAAGGGAGTGGTGTATCTGCTGACGCAGGTGATTGGTCGCGGTTTGGGGCTGATTGGCCGCGGCATTTTGCAGGGAATTGGTCAATCCGTTGGCAGTGGCTGGAGTCGCTCTGAAGCCCAAAAAACCTCATCCAAACCTTGAGCTGGCCTAATTCTTAAACGGCTCCTAACCTTGAGATAACCTTAAGCCAACGAACACGGTGTTAGAATCTGGCTGGTAAGTAACTATCTCTGCCCCTTGGGGGATAGTTTCTATGAGATGTGCTAAAGCCTCTGTAAGAAAGTCTGATAGCTCAGCTTGCTGGCAGATGAATAACTTTAGCGAGCATCTCAGTAGGATCAATAATTGAAGGAGAATTCTGTCTTAGGGACTCGTTCTTTAGGACAAGTTCATTGAGGAGTGAAGGAGTAAGACGTTATGTCCCGCATTTTTCCGGGGTTGGTTTTGACCTCGCCTATTTTATTGTTGGGTGTGCTGGCAGGTGCAGCAACAGCCGCTGATACCGCTTTGAGCAACTTCAGTAGCACTCAGTTTCAAACCCCTACTGCTGGTGCTGAATCCCTAACCACACTGCCCACCAGCACGACACTTGTTGCCCAAAATCGCCGCAGCAACCTCTCTGTGCCCTCAGTGGCCGAACTAGAAGTGGGGCGTGTCCCTACGACATCGAGCATGGGTCAAGTGACCTCTGTAAGCCAACTCTCGGATGTGCGCCCTACAGACTGGGCCTATCAGGCCTTGGCCTCTCTTGTCGAGAAATACGGCTGTATTGCCGGTTATCCCGATGGCACCTTCCGTGGCAATCGTGCCGCTACTCGTTATGAAATGGCAGCCGCTTTGAATGCCTGCCTCGATGTAATTAGCGATCGCTTTGCCACCAAGGAAGACCTTGAAACCCTGCGCCGCCTGATGCAGGAATTTGCCAATGAACTCGCCGTCATCAAAGGCCGCGTCACCAACCTTGAAGGCCGCGTCGCCAACCTCGAAGCCACTCAATTTGCCACCCTCACTAAGCTCAACGCTACGGTTATCTTCAACGTCTCCGATATATTAACGAACGAGCGGGCACTACGTCCTGGTCTAGGTGGTGCGCAACCCGCAATTGATGATAACACTGTTGTTAACAACCGCGTTCGTCTCAACCTCGATACCAGCTTCTATGGCAAGGATCGCCTACGGTTGCGCTTGCAAGCAGCTAATATTACTGGTTATGCCGCATTGATGGGCACCAATATGGGGCGCCTTGGCTATGATGGCACTAATAACAACCAATTTGAACTGCAAAAAGCCTTCTACAGCTTCCCAGTGACCCGTCGCGGTCAAATGATCCTAGATTTTGTGGGGGGTGAGTTCAACGACAATGTCAACAATTTCAACCCCTTCCTCCAATCCAGTGATACGGGTGCCCTCTCTCGCTTTGGGCGTTATCATCCCATCTACCGCGCAGGAAGTGCTGCCAATGCTGCGGGTGTGACCTTTAAGTACGACCTCATCCAAAATAAGGAACGGGGCACCGGCGTCACCCTCAATGTGGGCTACCTTGCACCCTTTGCCAACGACCCTGATCGAGTTGCGAACAATGGCCTCAATGGCTTCTTTGATGGTGCCTATGCTGCTTTGGCTCAGGTGGATGTGCGCCCCATGAAAAACCTCGCCTTGGGGGTGACCTACACCCACTCCTATGGCCTTGATCCCTTTGGGGGAACAGGTAGCTCTGGTTTCCGCTCAGCGGCAAACCCTTTGGGGAATGTAGGTAACAACGTGCCTAACCAAGCAGCGGATGCGGTGGGCTTCCAGTTTACCTATCGCCCGATCAAGCAGTTGAATGTTGCGGGCTGGGCAGGGTATGCCAATGTTTATGGTGTTCGAGGTGCTGCTCTAGCAGGTGGCCGCCGTGAAGCTGAAATTGTCAACTGGGCCATTACCTTTGCTTCCCCTGACCTCTGGCGGAAGGGAGATGTGCTGGGTCTTGTTTTTGGCCAGCCCCCGCAGCTCATTAGCATCACAAACGTTCCTCCTACCCTAGGCGACGGAAGTTACACGCGCTTCAACTCCTATCACCTAGAGGGCTTCTACCGCTTTGCGGTGAGTCGCAATATCTCGATTACCCCTGGGGTGATTGCCATCTTCAACCCCAACAGCAACTCAAACAACGACCCCATCGTTGTTGGCGCTGTGCGGACAACCTTTAGCTTCTAAATCCTCACCGACCTGTTTCCCCCTCCCTGTGAGGGGGATTTTTTTATGTGGGGACGATAGAATAGGGGCGAGGCGTTGTCAATGGATTTGTGGGGTGAAATACTGGGCAATTCTCGGCGTCGGTGTTGCACTATTGGGAATGCCGTCAGCACTGGGGGGCACCAGTACGCTCAAGGATGCTCCCAAGGCTTTGGTGGATGAGGCGTGGCAAATTATCTACAGAAGCTATCTGGATCGCAGCTTCAATCGTC includes:
- a CDS encoding DUF3685 domain-containing protein — encoded protein: MSMSPITADASPNFGLIIVEGEDVVRLGLWTGIQQQLGIEPLVFHDGHGLITYLENTPLDQERTPWIVLCDAQLTVNDATTPWLWQWLKQHYPTLRIILTVRPAALELVSLAQQAGVEGIYHRNTALSDLLAGILAIAQGEIVHTVTPPKPPLSVLFPNPWDRWRYQVLQQGLGEMDAWLQALDQYLGRSRLSALERLVCEGRHREIRAARWLVSRFLPHPSQAPPAPVVPPVRPQIEIISQLVDRCLQRMQSDLLNLTSRPLELEVLTLQQRRELLYTILRQWDLLVRTLQATPPSIEFLHQRGSSLLQDLWEQSLREFFRPYRFALGSDADLIEQLLTERETVASVYLKPIPFVAEMLAHLLVQQPLVIHQQTYRYGTAAALEILDALLDHWLLTVANGIVYPLLNRCCYSAVIQQTFFQPQYTSTREMERFRNALSWHYRWRRWVKEPQDIFESRLVLLRLTERGIQELALTVPRQQELMQLEGIPYALTLALEARDALAPPVRAVVAWVGKGVVYLLTQVIGRGLGLIGRGILQGIGQSVGSGWSRSEAQKTSSKP
- a CDS encoding iron uptake porin; its protein translation is MSRIFPGLVLTSPILLLGVLAGAATAADTALSNFSSTQFQTPTAGAESLTTLPTSTTLVAQNRRSNLSVPSVAELEVGRVPTTSSMGQVTSVSQLSDVRPTDWAYQALASLVEKYGCIAGYPDGTFRGNRAATRYEMAAALNACLDVISDRFATKEDLETLRRLMQEFANELAVIKGRVTNLEGRVANLEATQFATLTKLNATVIFNVSDILTNERALRPGLGGAQPAIDDNTVVNNRVRLNLDTSFYGKDRLRLRLQAANITGYAALMGTNMGRLGYDGTNNNQFELQKAFYSFPVTRRGQMILDFVGGEFNDNVNNFNPFLQSSDTGALSRFGRYHPIYRAGSAANAAGVTFKYDLIQNKERGTGVTLNVGYLAPFANDPDRVANNGLNGFFDGAYAALAQVDVRPMKNLALGVTYTHSYGLDPFGGTGSSGFRSAANPLGNVGNNVPNQAADAVGFQFTYRPIKQLNVAGWAGYANVYGVRGAALAGGRREAEIVNWAITFASPDLWRKGDVLGLVFGQPPQLISITNVPPTLGDGSYTRFNSYHLEGFYRFAVSRNISITPGVIAIFNPNSNSNNDPIVVGAVRTTFSF